Proteins from a single region of Catenulispora sp. EB89:
- a CDS encoding carbohydrate binding domain-containing protein: MRPKPLISTRRLGRVAAGLTTAALVAIPIPAVQAATVSSAVGGTTTTTAQSGASTPAPAKPDPQAALRKSQADAHAKAVKTGKPVIVDAATTPYAMTVANPDGTFSYQQTVEPVRAKVGATWSAIDTSLAVGTDGKLHTKATPVAITVSDGGTGVLAAVDTDGKKVSISWPGTLPKPTLSKNSATYPEIYPGVDLEVSADSLGVREVLVVKSATAAANPALAAIHLGIDGAGVKIGTDSTGAIVGTDAGNNPVFTSHTPLMWDSTQPATRSAAPDPVAKSATPPAGANTANSGNSADATAPADPADGPGPASKTAVMPVALHGSTVDVTPDAKLLRGATTVYPVYVDPQVGAPIQHWAEIYNSSLDRNGYDTESCCTNEVVRVGNSSGSGIIRSMVNFKIDNSVFPENSSIADAVFKATTQGGASSPCAPIDLYTLDPFNNPATWRNQLGTGGANSMSNTGASAWYSTDAKLMNAPNGQSTTPGCGGHGNTFSVNVKSVVQPLHDNYHTDVTFGLKANNESTPATAGYAVFYRHDGDNGGNMWDPLHDGNMQLLITYRLWPRPVAMKITPSTTGGSSCDTAQPGGYIAKTITGTITATEEVEDIDPASLAVNLGFNDLTVTGKTGYQNNLAATSGTLNGQPASDGWYHYLASASFGQDIAAQHNDPNLSITDGHAYGVGDGGITDNTYGQSVLGTQLGYPNGNCFFTAAFNSPNKPTVSSTDFPAIGSVSVKTATQGGNLTIGGTTTGVPIDHYDWVLNRDSSQVGVTSVGGATLSASGGPTTTLALPTGLTTAGENTLWIRAVDRAGNFSPVAEYDFYTPGNPNHVTTLGDVTGQGVPDIVMAVPDGHGASHLVVLPGNTDPALPAANLPANIAAAANEAAPASAAPDGKTWDNTLITHRGAERGVPVDDLFAAKNGALYYYLNAATFGGTVPADQFAVQHQVVVTRPSCNAAIDVRNQCAGYRSDWSGVKQILAFGAVGGQDPGTFAGKTNLITVEDDGNGGANLWLFKPVGVGQVTAPVMIGSSNLTGAYAALPGWNWLNMDLIAAGKIKGDASNGAYPDLWARDRTTGNLWQFDNTATNNVEDPYSLGNLNAAHSVGPTGNTVAQGPLSVADYPVLVNAGSPAVDSSGTISQTGYPALWGTQPDGQLKLLPGSANGPVTTANAASGASWSASADDMSRNAWTQVKQVRSLNGQVPTSASGPIRVGYSQQCLDLPGANTNNDTALQQYSCLNNINQAWTFGPDGSIRWAGNTNKCLTIRSTWADNYGTADTSPLTISDCVSVTDPNDPQFGAISGGQRFVVRQNGSINGYSQLYNPASGRCLDNEASTQSGVAPWLWDCAGSGNTQQAWLVPVGSGSALQTEAETLWQSTATGGSLSTQTNCCGVTWSNNAQEMLSATAPNATMTLSWYVPYAGTYSVKPAMTSAVDYGTVTLTVDAGTANQAVLPQTFDGYHNGVIVSPFTFGTVTFATPGVHTFTFTVKSTNAASTGNRYNAGVDTLVLRPASNAGPTARAQIPSSAAVGSPMTVDASTSIGGAYAITGYTFAFGDGTAPVSGTAATASHTYTTPGTYTTTTTVTDFNGGSATTTNRVTVLSSPAIPNGDFESGTLSGWTASYNAATTTSSPHTGTYAGQITAPTGGTGSIEQVLTGLAPNTSYTLTGWVRTDGGSTILGVKQYDPAGDNEDATTTATGWTQLSDQFTTGASNTSVDIYCYRSTAGTSACDDITLLATPPAGGVANPDFETGNLAGWNAAYNAGVTTTNPHSGTYAGQINAPTGGNGSIEQVVSGLIPNTSYTLTGWVRTDGGSTILGAKQYDPAGDNQDATTTATGWTQLSDQFTTGANNTSADIYCYRSTAGSSACDDITLTQTAATIANPDFEAGSLAGWTAAYNAAVTTTNPHSGTYAGQINAPAGGTGSIEQVVNGLTPNTTYTLTGWILTDGGVTNLGTKKYSDPTGADDTGTTTTATTWTQLTTQFTTGPTNTSVDIYCYRSTAGTSACDDITLTKN, translated from the coding sequence GTGAGACCCAAACCACTGATATCCACCAGGCGGCTGGGCCGCGTCGCGGCCGGCCTGACGACGGCCGCGCTCGTGGCGATCCCGATACCGGCCGTCCAGGCCGCCACGGTGTCGTCCGCGGTGGGCGGCACCACCACGACGACCGCGCAGTCCGGAGCTTCCACACCCGCGCCGGCCAAGCCGGATCCGCAGGCGGCGCTGCGCAAGTCCCAGGCCGACGCGCACGCCAAGGCCGTGAAGACCGGCAAGCCGGTCATCGTCGACGCCGCCACCACGCCGTACGCGATGACCGTGGCGAATCCCGACGGCACGTTCAGCTACCAGCAGACGGTCGAGCCGGTCCGCGCCAAGGTCGGCGCCACCTGGTCGGCGATCGACACCAGCCTGGCGGTGGGGACCGACGGCAAGCTGCACACCAAGGCCACACCGGTCGCCATCACCGTCTCCGACGGCGGGACCGGCGTGCTGGCCGCCGTCGACACCGACGGCAAGAAGGTGTCGATCAGCTGGCCCGGCACGCTCCCCAAGCCGACGTTGAGCAAGAACTCCGCGACGTACCCGGAGATCTATCCCGGCGTGGACCTGGAGGTCTCGGCCGACTCGCTGGGCGTGCGCGAGGTCCTGGTCGTGAAGTCCGCGACCGCCGCCGCCAACCCGGCACTGGCCGCGATCCACCTCGGGATCGACGGCGCCGGGGTGAAGATCGGCACGGACAGCACCGGCGCGATCGTGGGTACGGACGCCGGCAACAACCCCGTCTTCACCAGCCACACGCCCCTGATGTGGGACTCCACCCAGCCGGCCACGCGGTCCGCCGCGCCCGATCCGGTGGCGAAGTCCGCGACTCCGCCGGCCGGCGCGAACACCGCGAACAGCGGGAACAGCGCTGACGCGACGGCGCCCGCCGACCCGGCCGACGGCCCCGGCCCGGCGTCGAAGACCGCTGTCATGCCCGTGGCGCTGCACGGCTCGACGGTGGACGTGACCCCGGACGCCAAGCTGCTGCGCGGCGCCACCACCGTCTACCCGGTCTACGTCGACCCGCAGGTCGGTGCTCCGATCCAGCACTGGGCGGAGATCTACAACAGCAGCCTCGACCGCAACGGCTACGACACCGAGTCCTGCTGCACCAACGAGGTCGTCCGCGTCGGCAACTCCTCCGGCAGCGGCATCATCCGGTCGATGGTGAACTTCAAGATCGACAACAGCGTGTTCCCCGAGAACAGCTCGATCGCCGACGCGGTCTTCAAGGCCACCACCCAGGGCGGCGCCTCCTCACCGTGCGCGCCGATCGACCTGTACACGCTCGACCCCTTCAACAATCCCGCGACCTGGCGGAACCAGCTGGGCACGGGCGGGGCGAACTCCATGAGCAACACCGGCGCCTCGGCGTGGTACTCCACCGACGCCAAGCTGATGAACGCCCCGAACGGCCAGAGCACCACCCCGGGTTGCGGCGGGCACGGGAACACGTTCTCGGTCAACGTCAAGAGCGTCGTGCAGCCGCTGCACGACAACTACCACACGGACGTCACCTTCGGCTTGAAGGCCAACAACGAGTCCACCCCGGCCACCGCCGGGTACGCCGTGTTCTACCGCCACGACGGCGACAACGGCGGCAACATGTGGGATCCGCTGCACGACGGCAACATGCAGCTGTTGATCACCTACCGGCTGTGGCCGCGGCCGGTGGCCATGAAGATCACGCCGAGCACCACCGGCGGAAGCAGCTGCGACACCGCCCAGCCCGGCGGCTACATCGCCAAGACCATCACCGGCACGATCACCGCGACCGAGGAAGTCGAGGACATCGACCCGGCCAGCCTGGCGGTCAACCTCGGGTTCAACGACCTGACGGTCACCGGCAAGACCGGATACCAGAACAACCTGGCCGCCACCTCCGGCACGCTCAACGGGCAGCCGGCCTCCGACGGCTGGTACCACTACCTGGCCTCGGCGAGCTTCGGCCAGGACATCGCGGCGCAGCACAACGATCCGAACCTGTCGATCACCGACGGCCACGCCTACGGCGTCGGCGACGGCGGCATCACCGACAACACCTACGGGCAGAGCGTTCTCGGCACGCAGCTGGGCTACCCCAACGGCAACTGCTTCTTCACCGCCGCGTTCAACTCCCCCAACAAGCCGACGGTCTCCTCGACCGACTTCCCGGCAATCGGCTCGGTGTCGGTCAAGACCGCGACCCAGGGCGGCAACCTGACGATCGGCGGCACCACCACCGGCGTGCCGATCGACCACTACGACTGGGTCCTCAACCGCGACTCCTCGCAGGTCGGCGTGACGTCCGTGGGCGGCGCCACGCTGTCCGCGAGCGGCGGCCCCACCACCACCCTGGCGCTGCCGACCGGTCTGACCACCGCCGGTGAGAACACGCTGTGGATCCGTGCGGTGGACCGGGCCGGCAACTTCTCCCCCGTGGCCGAGTACGACTTCTACACCCCGGGCAACCCCAACCACGTGACCACCCTGGGCGACGTCACCGGCCAGGGCGTGCCGGACATCGTCATGGCGGTGCCGGACGGCCATGGCGCCAGCCACCTGGTGGTACTGCCCGGCAACACCGACCCGGCGCTGCCGGCGGCCAACCTGCCGGCGAACATCGCCGCCGCGGCGAACGAGGCCGCCCCGGCCTCGGCCGCACCGGACGGCAAGACCTGGGACAACACCCTGATCACGCACCGCGGCGCCGAGCGCGGCGTCCCGGTCGACGACCTGTTCGCCGCCAAGAACGGCGCGCTCTACTACTACCTGAACGCCGCCACGTTCGGCGGAACGGTGCCGGCCGACCAGTTCGCCGTCCAGCACCAGGTGGTGGTGACCCGTCCGAGCTGCAACGCGGCCATCGACGTGCGCAACCAGTGCGCCGGCTACCGCTCCGACTGGTCCGGGGTGAAGCAGATCCTGGCCTTCGGCGCCGTCGGCGGACAGGACCCCGGCACCTTCGCGGGCAAGACGAACCTCATCACCGTTGAGGACGACGGCAACGGCGGCGCCAACCTGTGGCTGTTCAAGCCAGTCGGCGTCGGCCAGGTCACCGCACCGGTCATGATCGGCTCCTCCAACCTGACCGGCGCCTACGCGGCCCTGCCGGGCTGGAACTGGCTGAACATGGACCTCATCGCGGCCGGCAAGATCAAGGGCGACGCCTCCAACGGGGCCTACCCCGACCTGTGGGCACGCGACCGCACCACCGGCAACCTCTGGCAGTTCGACAACACCGCCACCAACAACGTCGAGGACCCGTACAGCCTGGGCAACCTCAACGCCGCGCACTCGGTCGGCCCCACCGGCAACACCGTGGCCCAGGGACCGCTGTCGGTCGCCGACTACCCGGTGCTCGTCAACGCCGGCAGCCCGGCCGTGGACAGCAGCGGGACCATCAGCCAGACCGGCTACCCGGCGCTGTGGGGCACCCAGCCCGATGGCCAGCTCAAGCTCCTGCCCGGCTCCGCCAACGGTCCGGTCACCACCGCCAACGCGGCGTCCGGGGCGTCGTGGTCGGCCTCCGCCGACGACATGTCCCGCAACGCCTGGACCCAGGTGAAGCAGGTCAGGAGCCTCAACGGCCAGGTCCCCACGTCGGCGAGCGGACCGATCCGCGTCGGCTACTCCCAGCAGTGCCTGGACCTGCCCGGAGCGAACACCAACAACGACACGGCTCTGCAGCAGTACTCCTGCCTGAACAACATCAACCAGGCCTGGACCTTCGGACCGGACGGCTCGATCCGCTGGGCCGGCAACACCAACAAGTGCCTGACCATCCGCTCGACCTGGGCGGACAACTACGGCACCGCCGACACCTCACCGCTGACCATCTCGGACTGCGTGAGCGTCACCGACCCGAACGACCCGCAGTTCGGCGCCATCAGCGGCGGACAGCGCTTCGTCGTACGCCAGAACGGTTCCATCAACGGCTATTCCCAGCTGTACAACCCGGCATCGGGCCGCTGCCTGGACAACGAGGCCAGCACCCAGTCCGGCGTCGCGCCGTGGCTGTGGGACTGCGCCGGCTCGGGCAACACCCAGCAGGCCTGGCTCGTGCCGGTCGGCTCGGGCTCGGCGCTGCAGACAGAGGCCGAGACGCTGTGGCAGAGCACTGCCACCGGCGGCAGCCTGTCGACCCAGACCAACTGCTGCGGCGTCACCTGGTCCAACAACGCCCAGGAGATGCTCAGCGCCACCGCCCCCAACGCCACGATGACCCTGTCGTGGTACGTCCCCTACGCCGGCACCTACTCGGTGAAGCCGGCGATGACCAGCGCCGTCGACTACGGCACCGTGACACTGACCGTCGACGCGGGTACGGCGAACCAGGCCGTACTGCCGCAAACCTTCGACGGCTACCACAACGGTGTGATCGTCAGCCCGTTCACGTTCGGCACCGTCACGTTCGCCACGCCCGGAGTACACACCTTCACCTTCACGGTGAAGTCGACCAACGCCGCGTCGACCGGCAACCGGTACAACGCCGGCGTCGACACGCTGGTGCTGCGGCCGGCCTCGAACGCCGGGCCGACGGCGCGCGCGCAGATCCCGAGCAGCGCCGCGGTCGGCAGCCCGATGACGGTGGACGCGTCCACGTCCATCGGCGGCGCGTACGCGATCACCGGGTACACGTTCGCGTTCGGCGACGGCACCGCTCCGGTCAGCGGAACGGCGGCCACCGCGTCGCACACGTACACCACGCCCGGCACGTACACCACGACCACCACGGTCACCGACTTCAACGGAGGCAGCGCCACCACCACCAACCGGGTCACCGTCCTGAGCAGCCCGGCCATCCCGAACGGCGACTTCGAATCGGGGACCCTGTCCGGGTGGACCGCCTCGTACAACGCGGCAACGACCACCAGCAGTCCTCACACCGGCACCTACGCCGGCCAGATCACCGCGCCCACCGGCGGCACCGGGTCCATCGAGCAGGTCCTCACCGGCCTGGCGCCGAACACCTCGTACACCCTCACCGGCTGGGTCCGCACTGACGGCGGCAGCACCATCCTGGGCGTCAAGCAGTACGACCCCGCCGGCGACAACGAGGACGCCACCACGACGGCGACCGGCTGGACCCAGCTCAGCGACCAGTTCACCACCGGCGCGAGCAACACCAGCGTCGACATCTACTGCTACCGATCCACAGCAGGCACCTCCGCCTGCGACGACATCACGCTGCTGGCCACTCCGCCGGCGGGAGGCGTGGCCAACCCCGACTTCGAAACCGGGAACCTGGCGGGCTGGAACGCCGCTTACAACGCCGGAGTCACCACCACCAACCCCCACTCGGGAACGTACGCCGGACAGATCAACGCTCCCACCGGCGGCAACGGGTCCATCGAGCAGGTCGTCAGCGGACTGATACCCAACACCTCCTACACGCTGACCGGCTGGGTCCGCACTGACGGCGGCAGCACCATCCTCGGCGCCAAGCAGTACGACCCCGCCGGCGACAACCAGGACGCCACCACGACGGCGACCGGCTGGACCCAGCTCAGCGACCAGTTCACCACCGGCGCAAACAACACCAGCGCCGACATCTACTGCTACCGATCCACAGCAGGCTCCTCCGCCTGCGACGACATCACCCTCACGCAGACCGCGGCAACCATCGCCAACCCCGACTTCGAAGCGGGATCCCTGGCCGGCTGGACCGCCGCCTACAACGCCGCAGTCACCACCACCAACCCCCACTCGGGAACGTACGCCGGACAGATCAACGCACCAGCCGGCGGCACCGGATCCATCGAACAGGTGGTAAACGGCCTCACACCCAACACCACCTACACCCTCACCGGATGGATCCTCACCGACGGCGGCGTCACCAACCTGGGCACCAAGAAATACAGCGACCCCACCGGGGCTGACGACACCGGCACCACCACCACCGCCACCACCTGGACCCAACTCACCACCCAATTCACCACCGGGCCTACCAACACCAGCGTCGACATCTACTGCTACCGATCCACAGCAGGCACCTCCGCCTGCGACGACATCACACTGACCAAGAACTGA